A genomic window from Aquila chrysaetos chrysaetos chromosome 9, bAquChr1.4, whole genome shotgun sequence includes:
- the SEPTIN5 gene encoding septin-5 isoform X3 — translation MSTGMRYKSKLVNPEEKQDHEKQYVGFATLPNQVHRKSVKKGFDFTLMVAGESGLGKSTLVNSLFLTDLYKDRKLLNAEERINQTVEIVKHTVDIEEKGVKLKLTIVDTPGFGDAVNNTECWKPITDYIDQQFEQYFRDESGLNRKNIQDNRVHCCLYFISPFGHGLRPVDVEFMKALHEKVNIVPLIAKADCLIPSEIRKLKERIREEIDKFGIKVYQFPECDSDEDEEFKQQDRELKESAPFAVIGSNTVVEAKGQRVRGRLYPWGIVEVENQAHCDFVKLRNMLIRTHMHDLKDVTCDVHYENYRAQCIQQMTSKLTQDNRIESPIPILPLPTPDTETEKLIKMKDEELRRMQEMLQKMQQQMQDQ, via the exons GACCATGAGAAGCAGTACGTGGGCTTTGCCACTCTGCCGAACCAGGTCCACCGGAAATCCGTGAAGAAGGGTTTCGACTTCACCCTGATGGTCGCAG GAGAGTCGGGTCTGGGCAAATCCACGCTGGTGAATAGCCTGTTCCTGACAGACCTCTACAAAGACAGAAAGCTCCTCAACGCAGAGG AGAGAATCAACCAGACAGTGGAGATTGTCAAGCACACGGTGGACATTGAGGAGAAGGGTGTCAAGCTGAAGCTAACCATAGTGGACACACCAGGCTTTGGAGATGCTGTTAACAACACTGAGTG CTGGAAGCCCATCACTGACTACATCGACCAGCAGTTTGAACAGTATTTCCGTGATGAGAGTGGCCTGAACCGGAAAAACATCCAGGACAACCGAGTGCATTGCTGCCTCTACTTCATCTCGCCCTTCGGGCACGG gctgaggCCTGTGGATGTTGAGTTCATGAAGGCTCTGCATGAGAAGGTCAACATTGTGCCCCTGATTGCCAAAGCCGACTGCCTGATCCCCTCCGAGATCCGGAAGCTAAAAGAGAGG ATCCGAGAAGAGATTGATAAATTTGGCATTAAAGTGTACCAGTTTCCTGAGTGTGACTCTGATGAAGATGAGGAGTTCAAGCAGCAAGACAGAGAGCTGAAG GAGAGCGCTCCCTTTGCTGTCATCGGCAGTAACACTGTGGTGGAGGCGAAAGGCCAGCGAGTCCGTGGACGGCTCTACCCCTGGGGCATTGTGGAAG TGGAAAACCAGGCACACTGTGACTTTGTGAAGCTGCGGAACATGCTGATCCGGACGCACATGCATGACCTGAAGGATGTCACTTGCGATGTCCACTATGAGAACTACCGAGCTCAGTGCATCCAGCAAATGACCAG CAAGCTGACTCAGGACAACAGGATAGAAAGCCCGATTCCTATCCTGCCTCTCCCAACACCGGACACTGAGACAGAGAAGCTGATCAAAATGAAGGATGAGGAG TTACGGCGGATGCAAGAGATGCTGCAGAagatgcagcagcagatgcaggATCAGTGA
- the SEPTIN5 gene encoding septin-5 isoform X4, translated as MVAGESGLGKSTLVNSLFLTDLYKDRKLLNAEERINQTVEIVKHTVDIEEKGVKLKLTIVDTPGFGDAVNNTECWKPITDYIDQQFEQYFRDESGLNRKNIQDNRVHCCLYFISPFGHGLRPVDVEFMKALHEKVNIVPLIAKADCLIPSEIRKLKERIREEIDKFGIKVYQFPECDSDEDEEFKQQDRELKESAPFAVIGSNTVVEAKGQRVRGRLYPWGIVEVENQAHCDFVKLRNMLIRTHMHDLKDVTCDVHYENYRAQCIQQMTSKLTQDNRIESPIPILPLPTPDTETEKLIKMKDEELRRMQEMLQKMQQQMQDQ; from the exons ATGGTCGCAG GAGAGTCGGGTCTGGGCAAATCCACGCTGGTGAATAGCCTGTTCCTGACAGACCTCTACAAAGACAGAAAGCTCCTCAACGCAGAGG AGAGAATCAACCAGACAGTGGAGATTGTCAAGCACACGGTGGACATTGAGGAGAAGGGTGTCAAGCTGAAGCTAACCATAGTGGACACACCAGGCTTTGGAGATGCTGTTAACAACACTGAGTG CTGGAAGCCCATCACTGACTACATCGACCAGCAGTTTGAACAGTATTTCCGTGATGAGAGTGGCCTGAACCGGAAAAACATCCAGGACAACCGAGTGCATTGCTGCCTCTACTTCATCTCGCCCTTCGGGCACGG gctgaggCCTGTGGATGTTGAGTTCATGAAGGCTCTGCATGAGAAGGTCAACATTGTGCCCCTGATTGCCAAAGCCGACTGCCTGATCCCCTCCGAGATCCGGAAGCTAAAAGAGAGG ATCCGAGAAGAGATTGATAAATTTGGCATTAAAGTGTACCAGTTTCCTGAGTGTGACTCTGATGAAGATGAGGAGTTCAAGCAGCAAGACAGAGAGCTGAAG GAGAGCGCTCCCTTTGCTGTCATCGGCAGTAACACTGTGGTGGAGGCGAAAGGCCAGCGAGTCCGTGGACGGCTCTACCCCTGGGGCATTGTGGAAG TGGAAAACCAGGCACACTGTGACTTTGTGAAGCTGCGGAACATGCTGATCCGGACGCACATGCATGACCTGAAGGATGTCACTTGCGATGTCCACTATGAGAACTACCGAGCTCAGTGCATCCAGCAAATGACCAG CAAGCTGACTCAGGACAACAGGATAGAAAGCCCGATTCCTATCCTGCCTCTCCCAACACCGGACACTGAGACAGAGAAGCTGATCAAAATGAAGGATGAGGAG TTACGGCGGATGCAAGAGATGCTGCAGAagatgcagcagcagatgcaggATCAGTGA
- the SEPTIN5 gene encoding septin-5 isoform X1 yields the protein MDSIIIQERLVERLLSPRTQAQRSHPAKLKDHEKQYVGFATLPNQVHRKSVKKGFDFTLMVAGESGLGKSTLVNSLFLTDLYKDRKLLNAEERINQTVEIVKHTVDIEEKGVKLKLTIVDTPGFGDAVNNTECWKPITDYIDQQFEQYFRDESGLNRKNIQDNRVHCCLYFISPFGHGLRPVDVEFMKALHEKVNIVPLIAKADCLIPSEIRKLKERIREEIDKFGIKVYQFPECDSDEDEEFKQQDRELKESAPFAVIGSNTVVEAKGQRVRGRLYPWGIVEVENQAHCDFVKLRNMLIRTHMHDLKDVTCDVHYENYRAQCIQQMTSKLTQDNRIESPIPILPLPTPDTETEKLIKMKDEELRRMQEMLQKMQQQMQDQ from the exons ATGGATTCGATCATTATTCAGGAGCGGTTAGTGGAGCGGCTGCTTTCTCCCCGGACGCAGGCACAGCGAAGCCACCCAGCCAAGCTGAAG GACCATGAGAAGCAGTACGTGGGCTTTGCCACTCTGCCGAACCAGGTCCACCGGAAATCCGTGAAGAAGGGTTTCGACTTCACCCTGATGGTCGCAG GAGAGTCGGGTCTGGGCAAATCCACGCTGGTGAATAGCCTGTTCCTGACAGACCTCTACAAAGACAGAAAGCTCCTCAACGCAGAGG AGAGAATCAACCAGACAGTGGAGATTGTCAAGCACACGGTGGACATTGAGGAGAAGGGTGTCAAGCTGAAGCTAACCATAGTGGACACACCAGGCTTTGGAGATGCTGTTAACAACACTGAGTG CTGGAAGCCCATCACTGACTACATCGACCAGCAGTTTGAACAGTATTTCCGTGATGAGAGTGGCCTGAACCGGAAAAACATCCAGGACAACCGAGTGCATTGCTGCCTCTACTTCATCTCGCCCTTCGGGCACGG gctgaggCCTGTGGATGTTGAGTTCATGAAGGCTCTGCATGAGAAGGTCAACATTGTGCCCCTGATTGCCAAAGCCGACTGCCTGATCCCCTCCGAGATCCGGAAGCTAAAAGAGAGG ATCCGAGAAGAGATTGATAAATTTGGCATTAAAGTGTACCAGTTTCCTGAGTGTGACTCTGATGAAGATGAGGAGTTCAAGCAGCAAGACAGAGAGCTGAAG GAGAGCGCTCCCTTTGCTGTCATCGGCAGTAACACTGTGGTGGAGGCGAAAGGCCAGCGAGTCCGTGGACGGCTCTACCCCTGGGGCATTGTGGAAG TGGAAAACCAGGCACACTGTGACTTTGTGAAGCTGCGGAACATGCTGATCCGGACGCACATGCATGACCTGAAGGATGTCACTTGCGATGTCCACTATGAGAACTACCGAGCTCAGTGCATCCAGCAAATGACCAG CAAGCTGACTCAGGACAACAGGATAGAAAGCCCGATTCCTATCCTGCCTCTCCCAACACCGGACACTGAGACAGAGAAGCTGATCAAAATGAAGGATGAGGAG TTACGGCGGATGCAAGAGATGCTGCAGAagatgcagcagcagatgcaggATCAGTGA
- the SEPTIN5 gene encoding septin-5 isoform X2, protein MVPEKTCAAGDETSEEQRSGKTLDHEKQYVGFATLPNQVHRKSVKKGFDFTLMVAGESGLGKSTLVNSLFLTDLYKDRKLLNAEERINQTVEIVKHTVDIEEKGVKLKLTIVDTPGFGDAVNNTECWKPITDYIDQQFEQYFRDESGLNRKNIQDNRVHCCLYFISPFGHGLRPVDVEFMKALHEKVNIVPLIAKADCLIPSEIRKLKERIREEIDKFGIKVYQFPECDSDEDEEFKQQDRELKESAPFAVIGSNTVVEAKGQRVRGRLYPWGIVEVENQAHCDFVKLRNMLIRTHMHDLKDVTCDVHYENYRAQCIQQMTSKLTQDNRIESPIPILPLPTPDTETEKLIKMKDEELRRMQEMLQKMQQQMQDQ, encoded by the exons ATGGTGCCCGAGAAGACGTGTGCAGCAGGAGATGAGACCTCTGAGGAGCAGAGGAGCGGAAAGACGCTG GACCATGAGAAGCAGTACGTGGGCTTTGCCACTCTGCCGAACCAGGTCCACCGGAAATCCGTGAAGAAGGGTTTCGACTTCACCCTGATGGTCGCAG GAGAGTCGGGTCTGGGCAAATCCACGCTGGTGAATAGCCTGTTCCTGACAGACCTCTACAAAGACAGAAAGCTCCTCAACGCAGAGG AGAGAATCAACCAGACAGTGGAGATTGTCAAGCACACGGTGGACATTGAGGAGAAGGGTGTCAAGCTGAAGCTAACCATAGTGGACACACCAGGCTTTGGAGATGCTGTTAACAACACTGAGTG CTGGAAGCCCATCACTGACTACATCGACCAGCAGTTTGAACAGTATTTCCGTGATGAGAGTGGCCTGAACCGGAAAAACATCCAGGACAACCGAGTGCATTGCTGCCTCTACTTCATCTCGCCCTTCGGGCACGG gctgaggCCTGTGGATGTTGAGTTCATGAAGGCTCTGCATGAGAAGGTCAACATTGTGCCCCTGATTGCCAAAGCCGACTGCCTGATCCCCTCCGAGATCCGGAAGCTAAAAGAGAGG ATCCGAGAAGAGATTGATAAATTTGGCATTAAAGTGTACCAGTTTCCTGAGTGTGACTCTGATGAAGATGAGGAGTTCAAGCAGCAAGACAGAGAGCTGAAG GAGAGCGCTCCCTTTGCTGTCATCGGCAGTAACACTGTGGTGGAGGCGAAAGGCCAGCGAGTCCGTGGACGGCTCTACCCCTGGGGCATTGTGGAAG TGGAAAACCAGGCACACTGTGACTTTGTGAAGCTGCGGAACATGCTGATCCGGACGCACATGCATGACCTGAAGGATGTCACTTGCGATGTCCACTATGAGAACTACCGAGCTCAGTGCATCCAGCAAATGACCAG CAAGCTGACTCAGGACAACAGGATAGAAAGCCCGATTCCTATCCTGCCTCTCCCAACACCGGACACTGAGACAGAGAAGCTGATCAAAATGAAGGATGAGGAG TTACGGCGGATGCAAGAGATGCTGCAGAagatgcagcagcagatgcaggATCAGTGA